A genomic segment from Leopardus geoffroyi isolate Oge1 chromosome A2, O.geoffroyi_Oge1_pat1.0, whole genome shotgun sequence encodes:
- the LOC123607039 gene encoding olfactory receptor 2F1-like, with protein sequence MRRDNLTWESELVLLGLSSDRQTQAGLFVLFAAAYLLTLLGNGLIILLIGLDAWLHLPMYFFLCNLSVVDICYTSSGVPQMLVHFLLEKKTISFTRCGTQLFFSLALGGTEFLLLAAMAYGRYVAVCAPLCSVAVVSWLIGLLSSVVETVVMMYLPTRGYMC encoded by the coding sequence ATGAGGAGGGACAACCTGACCTGGGAAAGTGAGTTGGTCCTCCTGGGGCTCTCCAGCGACAGGCAGACCCAGGCTGGACTCTTTGTCCTGTTTGCGGCCGCCTATCTGCTGACCCTGCTGGGCAACGGGCTCATCATCCTCCTGATCGGGCTGGACGCGTGGCTGCACCtgcccatgtacttcttcctctgcAACCTCTCAGTGGTGGACATCTGCTACACCTCTAGTGGGGTCCCCCAGATGCTGGTGCACTTCCTCCTGGAGAAGAAGACCATCTCcttcacccgatgtgggactcagcTCTTCTTCTCACTGGCCCTGGGGGGTACCGAGTTCCTGCTGCTGGCCGCTATGGCCTATGGCCGCTACGTGGCTGTCTGTGCCCCCCTGTGCTCCGTAGCAGTGGTCTCTTGGCTTATAGGCCTACTGAGTTCCGTGGTGGAGACAGTGGTCATGATGTACCTGCCCACCCGTGGGTACATGTGCTGA